Proteins encoded in a region of the Procambarus clarkii isolate CNS0578487 chromosome 42, FALCON_Pclarkii_2.0, whole genome shotgun sequence genome:
- the LOC138373408 gene encoding GATA zinc finger domain-containing protein 4-like encodes MNNDNSMNNNNRMNNDNSMNNNNRMNNDNSMNNNNRMNNDNSVNNNNRMNNDNSVNNNNRMNNDNSMNNNNRMNNDNSMNNNNRMNNDNSMNNNNRMNNDNSMNNNNRMNNDNSVNNNNSMNNDNSVNNNNSMNNNNSMNNNNSTNNNNSTNNNKSTNNNKSIVFINININNNNITNINININNINITNINNNNNNINNNNNNNNINNNSTNINNSANRRILQIISKHKILPINYCLIGINQPIKIPCDPLISVLMCSDTLPVPYA; translated from the coding sequence ATGAACAACGACAACAGCATGAACAATAACAACCGCATGAACAACGACAACAGTATGAACAATAACAACCGCATGAACAACGACAACAGTATGAACAATAACAACCGCATGAACAACGACAACAGCGTGAACAATAACAACCGCATGAACAACGACAACAGCGTGAACAATAACAACCGCATGAACAACGACAACAGTATGAACAATAACAACCGCATGAACAACGACAACAGTATGAACAATAACAACCGCATGAACAACGACAACAGTATGAACAATAACAACCGCATGAACAACGACAACAGTATGAACAATAACAACCGCATGAACAACGACAACAGcgtgaacaataacaacagcatgaacaacgacaacagcgtgaacaataacaacagcatgaacaataacaacagcatgaacaataacaacagcacgaacaataacaacagcacgaACAATAACAAGAGCACGAACAATAACAAGAGCATTGTTTTTATCAACATTAacatcaacaataacaacatcaCTAATATCAACATTAACATCAACAATATCAACATCACtaatatcaacaacaacaataacaacatcaacaacaacaacaacaacaacaacatcaacaacaacagcaccaacattaACAACAGCGCCAACCGTCGCATCCTTCAGATCATCTCAAAGCACAAAATATTACCCATTAATTATTGCCTAATTGGCATCAATCAACCAATCAAAATTCCGTGTGATCCCCTGATCAGTGTCCTGATGTGTTCTGATACCCTCCCTGTTCCGTATGCATGA